From Pantoea sp. Ep11b, the proteins below share one genomic window:
- the rbsR gene encoding ribose operon transcriptional repressor RbsR: protein MKDVARLAGVSTSTVSHVINNNRFVSDGVREKVEQAIRHLNYAPSALARSLKINQTHTIGMLLTTSSNPFYAEVVRGVEESCYQRGYSLVLCNTAGDEERMNRSLETLMQKRVDGLLIMCTESHLPSADILNRYPAIPAVMMDWAPFEGRGDIIQDNALLGGELATQHLIDSGYTRIACIAGPQDKTPARMRLEGYRNAMTKSGLEILPGYVVSGDFEFQGGYNGMVELLSLETPPQAVFTSNDAMAVGVYHALYQADIQVPQQMAVMGYDDIELARYLTPPLSTIHQPKDALGELAIDTLLYRLSHPDASQQTLVLTPELVMRGSV, encoded by the coding sequence ATGAAAGATGTCGCCCGGCTGGCGGGCGTCTCCACCTCCACCGTCTCGCACGTTATTAATAACAACCGCTTTGTGAGTGACGGTGTACGGGAGAAGGTTGAGCAGGCGATACGCCATCTCAATTATGCCCCTTCCGCCCTGGCGCGCAGTCTGAAAATCAATCAGACGCACACGATCGGTATGCTGCTGACGACCAGCAGCAACCCGTTTTATGCTGAAGTGGTGCGGGGCGTGGAGGAGAGCTGCTACCAGCGTGGCTACAGCCTGGTCCTCTGCAACACGGCGGGCGACGAGGAGCGGATGAACCGCAGCCTGGAAACGCTGATGCAGAAGCGCGTGGATGGCCTGCTGATCATGTGCACCGAAAGTCATCTGCCGTCGGCCGACATCCTGAACCGCTATCCCGCCATTCCGGCCGTCATGATGGACTGGGCACCCTTTGAAGGGCGGGGTGACATCATTCAGGATAACGCGCTGCTGGGTGGCGAGCTGGCGACGCAGCACCTTATCGACAGCGGTTATACCCGCATCGCCTGTATCGCCGGGCCGCAGGATAAAACCCCGGCGCGTATGCGGCTGGAGGGCTATCGCAACGCCATGACAAAGAGTGGCCTGGAGATTTTGCCTGGCTATGTGGTAAGTGGCGACTTTGAATTTCAGGGCGGCTACAACGGCATGGTTGAACTGCTGTCGCTGGAAACGCCACCGCAGGCGGTGTTTACCAGCAACGACGCGATGGCGGTTGGTGTCTATCATGCACTTTATCAGGCTGACATACAGGTTCCGCAGCAGATGGCGGTGATGGGATATGATGATATCGAACTGGCGCGCTATCTCACTCCGCCCCTCAGCACCATTCATCAGCCCAAAGATGCGCTGGGTGAACTGGCGATTGATACCCTGCTTTACCGGCTCAGCCATCCCGACGCCAGCCAGCAGACGCTGGTGCTGACGCCGGAACTGGTCATGCGAGGCTCCGTCTAA
- the rbsK gene encoding ribokinase, with the protein MSKNAKLAVLGSINADHILNLAHFPRPGETVIGQGYQIAFGGKGANQAVAAGRAGADIAFIACVGADDIGERIRQQLAQDNIDTTPVGIVEGESTGVAMIFVNGEGENNIGIYSGANAALTPAYVTRHQQVIADADALLMQLESPLESVLAAARLARQHQTQVILNPAPATPLSDELLALIDIITPNETEAESLTGIAVNSDDDAARAAAVLHAKGIHTVLITLGRRGVWLSEQGEGQRIAGFSVKAIDTIAAGDTFNGAFITARLEQKPMYDAVRFAHAAAAIAVTRPGAQPSVPWRAEIDEFLQQQG; encoded by the coding sequence ATGAGCAAAAACGCAAAACTGGCCGTTCTTGGCAGCATTAATGCTGACCACATCCTTAATCTGGCGCACTTCCCTCGTCCCGGTGAAACGGTGATCGGGCAGGGTTATCAGATTGCGTTTGGCGGTAAAGGTGCCAATCAGGCCGTCGCAGCCGGACGTGCGGGTGCCGATATCGCCTTTATCGCCTGTGTGGGCGCTGACGACATCGGCGAACGTATCCGTCAGCAGCTGGCGCAGGACAACATTGATACCACGCCGGTCGGGATCGTTGAGGGTGAGTCGACAGGCGTGGCGATGATCTTCGTCAACGGCGAAGGTGAGAACAATATCGGCATCTACTCCGGCGCGAATGCGGCGCTGACACCCGCGTACGTCACGCGTCATCAGCAGGTGATCGCCGATGCTGATGCGCTATTAATGCAGCTGGAGTCCCCGCTGGAGAGCGTACTGGCTGCTGCCAGACTCGCCCGACAGCATCAGACCCAGGTGATCCTGAATCCGGCGCCCGCCACCCCGCTCTCCGATGAGCTGCTGGCGTTAATCGATATCATCACACCGAATGAAACCGAAGCGGAGAGTCTGACCGGTATTGCGGTCAACAGCGACGACGATGCGGCGCGCGCGGCGGCAGTGCTGCATGCCAAAGGCATCCATACGGTCCTGATTACCCTGGGACGTCGCGGCGTCTGGCTGAGCGAGCAGGGAGAGGGCCAGCGTATTGCCGGCTTCAGCGTAAAGGCCATCGACACTATTGCGGCGGGCGATACCTTTAACGGTGCCTTTATTACGGCGCGACTGGAGCAGAAACCGATGTATGACGCGGTGCGATTTGCTCATGCCGCCGCCGCGATCGCCGTCACCCGACCGGGTGCGCAGCCCTCCGTGCCGTGGCGCGCGGAGATCGATGAATTTTTGCAGCAGCAGGGCTAA
- the rbsB gene encoding ribose ABC transporter substrate-binding protein RbsB has protein sequence MKKLTILAAILGATLSTGAMAKDTIALVVSTLNNPFFVSLKEGAQKEADKLGYNLVVLDSQNNPAKELANVQDLTVRGTKLLLINPTDSDAVGNAVKMANQAKIPVITLDRVAAQGTVVSHVASDNRFGGKMAGDYIAKKVGENAKIIELQGIAGTSAARERGEGFKQAADAHKFQILASQPADFDRTKGLNVMQNLLQAHPDVQAVFAQNDEMALGALRALQTAGKTGVIVVGFDGTADGVKAVEGGKLSATVAQMPDKIGMIGVDTADKVLKGEKVKAINPVDLKLVTQ, from the coding sequence ATGAAAAAGTTAACCATACTGGCTGCGATCCTTGGCGCAACGCTCAGCACCGGCGCGATGGCAAAAGATACCATCGCACTGGTGGTCTCAACCCTGAACAACCCGTTCTTTGTTTCGCTGAAAGAGGGTGCTCAGAAAGAGGCGGACAAGCTGGGCTACAACCTGGTGGTGCTGGACTCTCAGAACAACCCGGCGAAAGAGCTGGCGAACGTGCAGGATCTGACGGTGCGCGGCACCAAACTGCTGCTGATCAACCCTACCGATTCTGATGCTGTAGGCAATGCCGTGAAGATGGCGAACCAGGCGAAGATCCCGGTGATTACGCTGGACCGCGTGGCCGCACAGGGCACCGTTGTCAGCCACGTCGCCTCGGATAACCGTTTCGGCGGTAAAATGGCGGGTGACTACATCGCGAAGAAAGTGGGCGAAAACGCCAAAATTATTGAGCTGCAGGGCATTGCCGGAACGTCTGCCGCCCGCGAACGTGGCGAAGGCTTCAAACAAGCCGCAGATGCACACAAATTCCAGATCCTCGCCAGCCAGCCTGCTGATTTCGACCGCACCAAGGGTCTGAACGTCATGCAGAACCTGCTGCAGGCCCATCCGGATGTGCAGGCTGTCTTCGCTCAGAACGATGAAATGGCGCTGGGTGCACTGCGTGCGCTGCAGACCGCCGGTAAAACCGGTGTGATCGTGGTAGGTTTTGACGGCACCGCGGATGGCGTGAAAGCCGTCGAAGGTGGCAAACTGTCTGCGACCGTGGCACAGATGCCAGACAAAATTGGCATGATCGGCGTGGATACCGCTGATAAAGTGCTGAAGGGTGAAAAGGTGAAGGCGATCAACCCGGTCGACCTGAAGCTGGTCACTCAATAA
- the rbsC gene encoding ribose ABC transporter permease, whose translation MTTQTLPASRRWFSKSWLLEQKSLIALLVLIAVVASQSPNFFTVANLFNILQQTSVNAIMAVGMTLVILTSGIDLSVGSLLALTGAVGASLVGMEVNALVAVAASLALGAAIGGVTGTIVARGKVQAFIATLVMMLLLRGVTMVYTDGSPINTGFSANADLLGWFGIGRPLGVPAPVWLMALVFIAAWYMLQHTRLGRYIYALGGNEAATRLSGINVNRVKIIVYSLSGMLAALAGTIEVARLSSAQPTAGTGYELDAIAAVVLGGTSLAGGKGRIFGTLIGALILGFLNNGLNLMGVSSYYQMIVKAVVILLAVLVDNKSSK comes from the coding sequence ATGACGACCCAAACTTTACCTGCCAGCCGTCGCTGGTTTAGCAAAAGCTGGCTGCTTGAACAGAAGTCGCTGATTGCGCTGCTGGTGCTGATCGCCGTGGTGGCCAGCCAGAGCCCGAACTTCTTTACCGTAGCGAACCTGTTCAACATCCTGCAGCAGACCTCGGTTAACGCCATTATGGCGGTGGGAATGACGCTGGTGATCCTGACCTCCGGTATCGACCTTTCTGTGGGGTCGTTGCTGGCCCTGACCGGTGCGGTGGGCGCCTCGCTGGTCGGTATGGAAGTGAATGCCCTCGTCGCGGTGGCGGCATCGCTGGCGCTGGGGGCGGCTATCGGCGGCGTGACCGGCACGATTGTGGCACGCGGCAAGGTACAGGCGTTTATCGCCACCCTGGTTATGATGCTGCTGCTGCGCGGTGTCACCATGGTCTACACCGATGGCAGCCCGATTAACACCGGTTTCAGCGCCAATGCCGATCTGCTGGGCTGGTTTGGTATCGGTCGTCCGCTAGGCGTTCCTGCGCCGGTCTGGCTGATGGCGCTGGTCTTCATCGCCGCCTGGTACATGCTGCAGCACACCCGTCTGGGCCGCTACATCTATGCCCTTGGCGGAAATGAGGCGGCAACGCGTCTTTCCGGCATTAACGTCAATCGCGTCAAAATCATCGTCTACTCACTGAGTGGCATGCTGGCGGCGCTGGCGGGCACGATCGAAGTAGCACGTCTCTCCTCGGCACAGCCTACGGCAGGCACCGGCTATGAGCTGGATGCGATTGCGGCGGTCGTGCTGGGCGGAACCAGCCTGGCGGGCGGTAAAGGGCGTATTTTCGGCACCCTGATTGGCGCGCTGATCCTCGGCTTTCTGAATAACGGCCTGAACCTGATGGGTGTTTCTTCGTACTACCAGATGATCGTTAAAGCGGTAGTCATCCTGCTGGCGGTGCTGGTGGATAATAAAAGCAGTAAATAA
- the rbsA gene encoding ribose ABC transporter ATP-binding protein RbsA translates to MQPLLQLDGIEKSFPGVKALKGASLNVRAGRVMALVGENGAGKSTMMKVLTGIYQYDAGTLRWLGKETRFSGPKASQEAGIGIIHQELNLIPQLTVAENIFLGREYVTTFGRIQWSRMYAEADALLKRLNLRFSSHKLVGDLSIGDQQMVEIAKVLSFESKVIIMDEPTDALTDTETLSLFRVINELKAQGCGIVYISHRMKEIFEICDDVTVFRDGQFIAERPVSALTEESLIEMMVGRKLEDQYPHIDQAPGEVRLRVENVSGPGVEDVSFSLRKGEILGISGLMGAGRTELMKVLYGALPRRAGSLWLNGRDVVTRSPQDGLANGIVYISEDRKRDGLVLGMSVKENMSLTALRYFSHGGGTLKHAAEQLAVGDFIRLFNVKTPSMEQPIGLLSGGNQQKVAIARGLMTRPDVLILDEPTRGVDVGAKKEIYQLINQFKAEGLSIILVSSEMPEVLGMSDRILVMHEGRISGEFTREEATQESLMAAAVGKQHSEDLVV, encoded by the coding sequence ATGCAACCTTTACTGCAACTCGACGGCATTGAAAAATCCTTTCCGGGTGTAAAAGCCCTGAAAGGCGCGTCGCTGAATGTCCGGGCCGGACGCGTCATGGCGCTGGTGGGCGAAAACGGCGCAGGCAAGTCCACCATGATGAAAGTGCTGACCGGGATCTATCAGTATGATGCCGGTACGCTGCGCTGGCTGGGCAAAGAGACCCGTTTCAGTGGGCCAAAGGCCTCGCAGGAAGCGGGTATTGGCATTATCCATCAGGAACTGAACCTGATCCCGCAGTTAACCGTGGCGGAGAATATTTTCCTCGGTCGCGAATATGTCACGACGTTTGGCCGTATCCAGTGGTCACGGATGTATGCCGAAGCCGATGCACTGCTGAAGCGACTCAATCTGCGCTTCAGCAGCCATAAGCTGGTGGGCGATTTGTCGATTGGCGATCAGCAAATGGTTGAGATCGCCAAGGTGCTGAGCTTTGAGTCAAAAGTGATCATCATGGATGAGCCGACCGATGCGCTCACCGATACCGAAACGCTGTCGCTTTTTCGGGTGATCAACGAGCTGAAAGCGCAGGGCTGCGGCATCGTCTATATCTCGCATCGTATGAAAGAGATTTTTGAGATCTGCGATGACGTCACGGTGTTCCGCGATGGTCAGTTTATCGCTGAACGTCCGGTCAGCGCGCTGACCGAAGAGAGCCTGATCGAGATGATGGTCGGCCGCAAACTGGAAGATCAATACCCCCATATCGACCAGGCACCCGGCGAGGTGCGTCTCCGGGTGGAGAACGTCAGCGGCCCGGGCGTGGAGGATGTCAGCTTCAGCCTGCGCAAAGGTGAAATTCTGGGCATCTCTGGCCTGATGGGCGCGGGCCGGACCGAACTGATGAAAGTCCTCTATGGCGCGCTGCCGCGTCGGGCCGGATCCCTGTGGCTCAATGGCCGGGATGTGGTCACGCGTTCACCGCAGGATGGGCTGGCTAACGGCATCGTCTACATCTCTGAAGATCGTAAGCGCGATGGTCTGGTGCTGGGGATGTCAGTAAAAGAGAACATGTCGCTGACGGCGCTTCGCTATTTCAGTCACGGTGGCGGCACCCTGAAACATGCGGCGGAGCAGCTGGCGGTGGGCGACTTCATCCGGCTGTTTAACGTCAAAACCCCCTCTATGGAGCAGCCGATCGGCCTGCTGTCGGGGGGAAACCAGCAGAAAGTGGCGATAGCCCGCGGTCTGATGACCCGTCCGGACGTGCTGATTCTGGATGAGCCGACGCGCGGTGTGGATGTCGGCGCAAAGAAAGAGATCTATCAACTGATTAACCAGTTTAAAGCCGAAGGGCTGAGCATCATCCTGGTCTCCTCGGAGATGCCGGAAGTGCTGGGCATGAGCGACCGGATTCTGGTGATGCATGAAGGCCGTATCAGCGGCGAATTTACCCGGGAAGAGGCCACTCAGGAGAGCCTGATGGCCGCCGCCGTAGGCAAGCAACACAGCGAGGATTTAGTGGTATGA